A stretch of the Panicum virgatum strain AP13 chromosome 9N, P.virgatum_v5, whole genome shotgun sequence genome encodes the following:
- the LOC120692449 gene encoding suppressor of disruption of TFIIS-like produces MAANSPFDCVLLDLDDTLYPGNTGLGPALKRNIDEFLQAKLGVSAERAAAMRVELFRTHGSSLAGLIALGYDVHPDEYHSYVHGRLPYDRIAADPHLARLLQSIPQRKVLFTNSDRAHMKRALERLGVDESVFDAVVCFETMNPHLFGEEGRRAAAGSDPRAVVLKPAVDAIVAGLRAAGTNPRRTLFLDDSERNIAAGKALGLRTALVGKRVRSKDADYALESIGALWWVIPEIWGAAAAGDGSERSDHGIDKMPMRSDLDSIIQPTSI; encoded by the exons ATGGCCGCGAACTCCCCCTTCGACTGCGTCCTCCTAG ACCTGGACGACACGCTGTACCCGGGCAACACCGGCCTCGGCCCCGCCCTGAAGCGCAACATCGACGAGTTCCTCCAGGCCAAGCTCGGCGTCTCggccgagcgcgccgccgccatgcgcgTCGAGCTCTTCCGCACGCACGGCAGCTCCCTCGCCGGCCTCATC GCGCTCGGCTACGACGTGCACCCGGACGAGTACCACAG CTACGTGCACGGGCGGCTGCCGTACGACCGGATCGCCGCCGACCCGCACCTGGCGCGGCTGCTGCAGAGCATCCCGCAGCGCAAAGTG CTGTTCACCAACTCGGACCGCGCGCACATGAAGCGGGCGCTGGAGCGGCTGGGCGTCGACGAGTCCGTCTTCGACGCCGTGGTGTGCTTCGAGACCATGAACCCGCACCTCttcggggaggaggggcgccgcgccgccgccgggagcgaCCCCCGGGCCGTGGTCCTGAAACCGGCGGTGGACGCCATCGTGGCGGggctgcgcgccgccggcacTAACCCGCGCCGCACG CTCTTCCTCGACGACAGCGAGAGGAACATCGCCGCCGGGAAAGCGCTCGGCCTCCGCACCGCCCTG GTTGGCAAGAGGGTGAGGAGCAAGGATGCGGACTACGCCCTGGAGAGCATCGGCGCGCTCTGGTGGGTCATCCCGGAGATctggggcgccgccgctgccggcgacgGCAGCGAGCGCTCGGACCACGGCATCGACAAGATGCCGATGAGGTCCGATCTGGACTCCATCATCCAGCCCACGTCCATCTAG